The nucleotide window GCCAGTTGGGCGCCGATTTGCAGGTCGCCGCCATGCGGGCCGGAGAGCTTGCGCTCCACGTCGAGGCCCAGCTCCGTGGCGATGCGCCCGCCCGTGGTGCCGGTGGCGACGAGGTCGCACTGGCGCAGCACGTCCACGTAGTCGCGCGCGACGGCCAGAATTTCATCTTTCTTCTTGTCGTGCGCGATGAGGGCGATGCGCACCTTCGGGGCGCTCGTGACGGTGGTTACAGTCATGTGGGAAGTCTCTGCCTAGAAAGTGCCGGCCTAGAAAGTACCGGGATAAGCGCCGCCGTCGATCAACACGTTTTGCCCGGTGATGTACCCGGCCTGCGCGCTGCAAAGGAACGCGCACGTCGCGCCGAATTCGTCCGGCTGGCCGAAGCGGCGCGCGGGAATCGCGGCGGCACGCTTGGCACGGGCTTCGTCGACCGACTGGCCGCTCTTGTCCGCCCACGCTTTCATCGTGCCGGCCAGACGGTCGGTGTCGAACGCCCCCGGCAGCAGATTGTTGATCGTGACGTTATGGGCGACGGTCGTGCGCGACAGGCCGGCCACAAAGCCCGTCAGGCCCGAGCGGGCACCGTTCGAGAGGCCCAGAATGTCGATCGGCGCCTTCACGGCCGACGACGTGATGTTCACGATGCGGCCAAAACGGCGGCCGATCATGCCGTCGACGGTCGCCTTGATCAGTTCGATCGGGGTGAGCATGTTGGCGTCGAGCGCGCGAATCCAGTCGTCGCGTTGCCATTCCCGAAAATCGCCCGGCGGCGGGCCGCCCGCGTTGGTCACGAGAATGTCGGGTTGCGCACACGCGGCGAGCGCCTGTGCACGGCCTTCCGGCGTCGTGATGTCGCAGGCGACGGCGGTCACCTTCACGCCCGTCGAGGCGCGGATCGCATCCGCCGCTTCATTGAGTGCCGCCGCCGTGCGCGCGACGATCACCACGTCGGCACCCGCTTCGGCCAGCGCCTGAGCGCAAGCGCGCCCCAGTCCCTTGCTCGCACCGCACACCAGCGCCGTGCGGCCCTTGATTCCCAGATCCATGGTTCAACCTTCCAAGTCAGTCGAGAATTCGTGGAAATACGGCCCTGTGAGCCGTCTTGCAGCGATTCTAAGGGAATCGGGAGATAGCCGCTGACGCGCGGCGTGATGGGCGGCGTGATGGGCCGCATTTTGGGCGCGCGGTGTCGAAAGCCGGACCGCCGTAGCCGGCATCGGCTAAAATCGCGGCCATGCGGGCCACACCGGCCCTGCCTCAGAATGCTGCCATGAAACAAGACAATCGCTTCCCGAATCTCTTCATCTGCGATCACCCGCTGATCCAGCACAAGCTCTCGCACATGCGCGACAAGGAAACCTCGACGCGCACGTTCCGTGGCCTGCTGCGCGAGATCACCTTGCTCATGGGCTATGAAATCACGCGCGACCTGCCGCTTACGACCGAGTCGATCGAGACGCCGATGGTCACCATGGACGCCCCGGTCATCGCGGGCAAGAAGCTGGCCATCGTGCCGGTGCTGCGCGCAGGCGTGGGCATGAGCGACGGCCTGCTCGATCTGGTGCCGTCGGCACGCGTCGGTCATATCGGCGTGTATCGCGACGAGCAACACCGTCCGGTCGAATATCTGGTGCGCCTGCCCGATGTGGCCGACCGCCGTTTCATCTTGTGTGATCCGATGGTCGCCACCGGCTACTCGGCCGTGCACGCGGTGGATGTGCTGCGCAAGCGCGGTGTCGAGGAAGAGAACATTGCCTTCCTCGCACTCGTCGCCGCACCGGAAGGCGTGAAGGTGCTGCACGACGCGCACCCGGGCGTGAAGTTGTACGTGGCGTCGCTCGACGAGCGTCTGGACGACCACGCCTACATCATCCCGGGTCTGGGTGATGCCGGTGACCGTCTGTTCGGCACGAAGAACTGAGTACACCGCAAAACGACCGGCGGCGGAACGAGACGTCCGCCATTGGTCGCTGAAGACGCTTGTAGAAAAGGACGCGTAGGCCCTGCCACGCGTCCTTTTTGTTTGTGCCGCGTCAGCGCGCCTTGCGCCGCGTCGCCATCGCCACGCCGATGGCGGCGAGCACCATCCCGCCCCACGCGAGTGGCGGCATGTGTTCCCCGACCATGATCCACGCGGCCAGTGCGGCGGCGGGGGGCACGAGAAAGAACAACGCCGAGACGCGGGACGCTTCGCCTCGCCGGATCATCGCCAGCAGCAACGAGATGGCCACGATCGAATTACCGATGACGAGGTAGACGAGGGACAGGCTGAGTTGCCACGTCCACGACACATGCATCGGTTCGAGCCACCATGCGAGCGGCAGCGTCGCGGCA belongs to Pandoraea norimbergensis and includes:
- the upp gene encoding uracil phosphoribosyltransferase, whose product is MKQDNRFPNLFICDHPLIQHKLSHMRDKETSTRTFRGLLREITLLMGYEITRDLPLTTESIETPMVTMDAPVIAGKKLAIVPVLRAGVGMSDGLLDLVPSARVGHIGVYRDEQHRPVEYLVRLPDVADRRFILCDPMVATGYSAVHAVDVLRKRGVEEENIAFLALVAAPEGVKVLHDAHPGVKLYVASLDERLDDHAYIIPGLGDAGDRLFGTKN
- a CDS encoding SDR family oxidoreductase, with amino-acid sequence MDLGIKGRTALVCGASKGLGRACAQALAEAGADVVIVARTAAALNEAADAIRASTGVKVTAVACDITTPEGRAQALAACAQPDILVTNAGGPPPGDFREWQRDDWIRALDANMLTPIELIKATVDGMIGRRFGRIVNITSSAVKAPIDILGLSNGARSGLTGFVAGLSRTTVAHNVTINNLLPGAFDTDRLAGTMKAWADKSGQSVDEARAKRAAAIPARRFGQPDEFGATCAFLCSAQAGYITGQNVLIDGGAYPGTF
- a CDS encoding methylglyoxal synthase, producing the protein MTVTTVTSAPKVRIALIAHDKKKDEILAVARDYVDVLRQCDLVATGTTGGRIATELGLDVERKLSGPHGGDLQIGAQLAEGRIDMVLFLRDPMTPQPHEPDINALVRACDVHNVPCATNSSTARLLLEQLIIRLAAQPKALAT